One Novosphingobium sp. EMRT-2 DNA segment encodes these proteins:
- a CDS encoding DEAD/DEAH box helicase, with protein MPFSTLPESVAAALAERGYQAPTPVQAAVLEPEAEGRDLLVSAQTGSGKTVAFGVAMAADLLAACSVPDGNKAPRALVIAPTRELALQVSKELAWLFGKAGLRIVTCVGGMDPVRERRALFQGSDIVVGTPGRLRDHLERGALDLSAAAFAVLDEADEMLDMGFRDDLEELLDATPEGRRTFLFSATMPKPIQALAKRYQRDALRVSTIDERQGHGDIAYEVVTVSPADIEHAVINLLRFHEAETAMLFCATRDNVRHLHATLVERGFAAVALSGEHSQNERNHALQALRDGRARVCVATDVAARGIDVATLSLVIHVEVPRDAEVLQHRSGRTGRAGRKGTAVLIVPYPRRRRVEGMLRAARISADWIAVPDAEVIRQRDRERLLEILTQPVEASEADLALAGELLSRRDAIEIAAALVQAHRKAMPEPEELIDISTREGKPERGKEHHREGFDDIVWFRMDIGRRQNADPRWILPLLCRRGHITRNEVGAIRIAANETWFQIPRALEARFVAAVKRTAREDAGDEGGVTIELAAEPPRDTARRNARQQRGSPNDGPNDRPRPNGPRGHHGAPKPHRPSGPGSEKRPHRKGKPAHAR; from the coding sequence GAGGCCGAGGGCCGCGACCTGCTCGTTTCCGCGCAGACCGGCTCAGGCAAGACGGTGGCGTTCGGCGTGGCCATGGCGGCGGACCTGCTGGCGGCCTGCTCCGTTCCCGATGGCAACAAGGCGCCGCGTGCGCTGGTGATCGCGCCCACGCGCGAGCTGGCGTTGCAGGTCAGCAAGGAACTTGCCTGGCTGTTCGGCAAGGCAGGCCTGCGCATCGTCACCTGCGTCGGCGGGATGGACCCGGTGCGCGAACGGCGCGCGCTGTTCCAGGGCTCGGACATCGTCGTCGGCACGCCCGGCCGCCTGCGCGATCATCTGGAGCGCGGCGCGCTCGACCTCTCTGCCGCCGCCTTCGCGGTGCTCGACGAGGCGGACGAGATGCTCGACATGGGCTTCCGCGACGATCTCGAGGAACTGCTAGACGCGACGCCCGAAGGCCGCCGCACTTTCCTGTTTTCCGCCACCATGCCCAAGCCGATCCAGGCGCTGGCCAAGCGCTACCAGCGCGATGCCTTGCGCGTCTCGACGATCGACGAACGGCAGGGCCATGGCGACATCGCCTACGAGGTGGTGACCGTTTCGCCGGCCGACATCGAGCACGCCGTCATCAACCTGCTGCGCTTCCATGAAGCGGAAACGGCGATGCTTTTTTGCGCCACGCGCGACAACGTGCGGCATCTTCACGCGACGCTGGTCGAACGTGGCTTCGCCGCCGTGGCGCTTTCGGGCGAGCACAGCCAGAACGAGCGCAACCATGCACTTCAGGCGCTGCGCGATGGCCGCGCACGTGTCTGCGTGGCGACCGACGTGGCCGCGCGGGGCATCGATGTCGCCACGCTCAGCCTGGTGATCCACGTGGAGGTGCCGCGCGATGCCGAAGTGCTGCAGCACCGTTCCGGCCGCACCGGCCGCGCCGGGCGCAAGGGTACCGCCGTGCTGATCGTGCCCTATCCGCGCCGCCGCCGGGTGGAAGGCATGTTGCGCGCCGCGCGCATTTCCGCCGACTGGATCGCGGTGCCCGATGCCGAGGTGATCCGCCAGCGTGATCGTGAGCGCCTACTCGAAATTCTCACGCAACCGGTGGAAGCGAGCGAGGCCGATCTCGCGCTGGCCGGTGAACTGCTGTCCCGCCGCGACGCGATCGAGATTGCCGCCGCGCTGGTGCAGGCGCACCGCAAGGCGATGCCCGAGCCCGAGGAGCTGATCGACATCTCCACGCGCGAAGGGAAGCCGGAGCGGGGCAAGGAGCATCACCGCGAAGGCTTCGACGATATCGTATGGTTCCGCATGGATATCGGCCGCCGCCAGAATGCCGATCCGCGTTGGATCCTGCCGCTGCTGTGTCGCCGCGGGCACATCACCCGCAACGAGGTGGGCGCGATCCGCATCGCCGCCAACGAGACCTGGTTCCAGATTCCCCGTGCCCTGGAAGCGCGCTTCGTCGCGGCGGTGAAGCGCACCGCGCGCGAGGACGCCGGGGACGAAGGCGGCGTGACGATCGAGCTGGCGGCCGAGCCGCCCCGCGATACCGCGCGGCGCAACGCGCGCCAGCAGCGGGGTAGCCCCAACGACGGCCCCAACGACCGGCCTCGCCCCAACGGTCCGCGTGGCCATCACGGCGCGCCCAAGCCGCATCGCCCGAGTGGCCCCGGCTCCGAAAAGCGCCCGCACCGGAAGGGCAAGCCGGCGCACGCGCGTTAG
- a CDS encoding carotenoid oxygenase family protein: MRLWHNVRPGSRRPGRRGPRAGALDDRSRDRDGGDHHDRFHPQEFPRPDERRFGQPYRYAYAMAVPTDPAAEFIGDTRLFRHDLVEGTRQVHDFGPRRHPGEFVFVPASEDAVEGEGWLVGFVVDMANDTTDFVVLDAMRFEDPPVGVVHLPHRVPAGFHGNWVPG, encoded by the coding sequence CTGCGCTTATGGCACAATGTTCGGCCCGGAAGCCGTCGGCCCGGACGGCGCGGCCCGCGGGCTGGAGCGCTGGACGATCGATCCCGTGACCGGGACGGTGGCGATCACCACGATCGATTCCACCCTCAGGAATTCCCCCGTCCCGACGAACGCCGCTTCGGCCAGCCCTATCGCTATGCCTATGCCATGGCCGTGCCCACCGATCCGGCGGCGGAATTCATCGGTGATACCCGGCTGTTCCGGCACGATCTGGTGGAGGGCACGCGGCAGGTTCACGATTTCGGTCCGCGCCGGCATCCGGGCGAATTCGTGTTCGTCCCCGCGTCCGAAGATGCGGTGGAAGGTGAAGGTTGGTTGGTGGGTTTCGTCGTGGACATGGCGAACGACACCACCGATTTCGTGGTGCTGGACGCCATGCGCTTCGAAGATCCGCCGGTCGGCGTGGTCCACCTGCCGCATCGCGTGCCGGCAGGCTTCCACGGCAACTGGGTGCCGGGCTGA